A stretch of Chionomys nivalis chromosome 2, mChiNiv1.1, whole genome shotgun sequence DNA encodes these proteins:
- the LOC130870029 gene encoding trace amine-associated receptor 6, protein MDSNSSPSAVLQLCYENVNGSCVKTPYSPGPRVILYAVFGIGAVLAVFGNLLVIISILHFKQLHSPTNFLIASLACADFWVGISVMPFSMVRSVESCWYFGRSFCTFHTCCDVAFCYASLFHLCFISIDRYIAVTDPLVYPTKFTVSVSGICISISWILPLVYSGAVFYTGVYDDGLEELSNALNCVGGCQVVVNQNWVLIDFLSFFIPTLVMIILYGNIFLVARQQAKKIENIGSKTESSSENYKARVAKRERKAAKTLGITVIAFMISWLPYSIDSLIDAFMGFITPAYIYEICVWCAYYNSAMNPLIYALFYPWFKKAIKVIMSGQVFRNSSATMNLFSEQI, encoded by the coding sequence CCTGTGTAAAAACTCCCTATTCGCCTGGGCCCCGGGTCATCCTCTATGCAGTCTTTGGCATTGGGGCTGTGCTGGCAGTGTTTGGAAACCTCCTGGTGATAATCTCCATCCTCCATTTCAAGCAGCTGCACTCTCCTACCAATTTCCTCATCGCCTCTCTGGCCTGCGCTGACTTCTGGGTGGGCATCTCTGTGATGCCCTTCAGCATGGTCAGGTCCGTCGAGAGCTGCTGGTACTTTGGGAGAAGCTTCTGCACTTTCCACACCTGCTGTGATGTGGCATTTTGTTATGCTTCTCTCTTCCACCTGTGCTTCATCTCCATCGACAGGTACATCGCTGTCACTGACCCTCTGGTCTATCCCACCAAGTTCACGGTGTCTGTGTCAGGAATTTGCATCAGCATCTCCTGGATTCTGCCCCTGGTGTACAGTGGTGCTGTGTTCTACACAGGGGTCTACGACGATGGCCTGGAAGAATTATCCAATGCCCTCAACTGTGTAGGAGGGTGTCAGGTAGTTGTGAATCAGAACTGGGTGCTaatagattttctttccttttttataccAACTCTTGTTATGATAATTCTGTATGGTAACATTTTCCTGGTAGCTAGGCAACAGgctaaaaagatagaaaatattgGTAGCAAAACAGAATCATCCTCAGAAAATTACAAAGCCAGAgtggcaaagagagagagaaaagctgcCAAAACACTGGGAATCACCGTTATAGCATTCATGATCTCATGGCTGCCATATAGCATTGATTCATTAATCGATGCTTTTATGGGATTCATCACCCCTGCCTACATTTATGAGATTTGTGTTTGGTGTGCTTATTACAACTCAGCCATGAATCCTTTGATCTACGCTTTATTTTATCCATGGTTTAAGAAAGCTATTAAGGTTATTATGAGTGGCCAGGTGTTCAGGAACAGCTCAGCCACTATGAACTTGTTCTCTGAGCAAATATAA